The following DNA comes from Miscanthus floridulus cultivar M001 chromosome 5, ASM1932011v1, whole genome shotgun sequence.
cggtgtaggcggcgatgtctgagcaccgaggagtccccgacgtagctggtgatggtggagcatcgaggagtccccggcgtagacggtgatgtccgagcaccgaggagtccccagcgttggcggtgatgtctgagcaccgaggagtccccagcgtaggtggcgatgtccgagcaccgaggagtccccaacgtagctggcgatgtccgcaaggtgaagtggggtgaagtaTGCACACTTAGTCCTCGAGTACGATGAATCCGAGggtcgaggagtaaccgacgtagctggcgatgaagcacgagcgatgaacagtctgAGCAACTGGTCgatggcgaagtgagcattgagtagaagtgaccaacaaacaattcaatcaactggtcggcgacggagtccatgaaccaagcggccCGGCCAgtcgatcggtggagaagtctgagcaccaggtggtccgaccacCTGGACGATGATTCTGCAATACAAATGTGtaaacgggtagtacatgatgtaaagatatataaactacgaagaaaaatcagcaatggcgatgaaatagcatatgtagctcgacgatcagttggtgtaaaaatgtatttatatttaatacaaatcacctgaacagttagtgtgtagctgagtctccagccttaGCTAGcacatagtccataacgtcgagcgcggagcccgtgcacgtgtaggagaaacATGCATCACCAAGGAGCTGCTGTCGACCACtcataacgtagagggcagacgctcgtgcacgtatagggaggagccagagacggggccgtctctggaggcgtccaagcatcaacatgattgttcgggggttcagaaaatcatttaGAGAGCAAATATAAAGAAAACAGTTCAGAGAAACATCATAGTGacatacggagattggagaatatttaggaaaaaatattaaagcgtgacttagctttagacagaaagtctggtcggtggcgtatgACATTATctggtcgacgttgacagcgagcacctggcgggcggtgagttgttggtgaagacgacctcggagatggttctgagatcggatctgctgtcgcggggGCTAGTGTAGCCAGCAATGAATCGTCGTCGTTGACCGACATATATCTCCATGAGATTATtgacgagaacgcgctgttgatttgaggtccatctggctcaccatgggatcaagcgcacacccctacctgacgcgccaactgtcgataaaagatgctcgacaATCCACCGagaggtatcccgcgatggtagattgatcggtggatgTGCGCGTGATtagaaaccggatggtgacacaaggcgcagagacagcgatttagacaggttcgggccgtctgatcgacgtaataccctacgtcctgtgtctttggtgtattgtattaagtatcgtgtccactaggggatccctgcctctccttatatactctagaggggtagggttacacaaaaagtagcctatttgatactatacaatatcttgcggtgcacgtcgagcagcgccgtgcacgtttTAATCTTGTGGGCTGGGACACATCTGATGGTGCGGTCCATGTGGATCACATCTGATGGTGCGACCCATACCTTGTCTTGGGGAtatcaggggccatacccccataagGATTGTGTCTCTCTATAAGCATACAAAATATGAACAAGCACGAGGACTGTTTTGCAAAAAGTAGATTGTAGTACTCCAGTTTCCAAATAAGGCGCTGCTGTTTGTCTCCAGAGTTCAGACACAGAATCGATGGGCAAAAGCGGAAAGAAACCGAGGGAATCGCACCGACAGGGCCGCGGCCGCCGGGCGTCGCACTTCGGCGACGAGGACGGCGACGACTTACCTTCGTCAGCCTACGACGCGCCACCGTGCCAAAACGAGGACTCCTCTGACGACAACGACGACACCAGCGAAGCAACATTGGAGGACGAACCAGAGAGGGATGCGGAAGCAGGCGAGCAGGACCAATGGCAAGGATCAATGCCTTCCAAGTTTCACCTATACCAGCTCTCCGTGCAGGTACCTGATACCTCAGCTAGATTCATGAATAGCTTGGATTTGTGAAAAGCCTCTGTGTTCACAACTTGTTCGACGATATGCCAATGCGTGTGATATTTTGTCTTTAGTCGCCAAAGGGGGACATCAGCTACCTGCAGAAGTTCTTCCTGATGTACGTCGGCGGGCGCGTCCCTCTCCACCTGCAGGAGGATTTCTGTGGCACGGCCCTCCTCAGGTCAAAGCACTAGCATGATAGCCTCTGTACGAACGTCCGGCCTTCGTTTTCTCGGTTACCTTGGATACTTAGTGCTGTGTTTTACAGCCCCTTCAGCAAGAAATCGTTTCCAGATATTTCCATTCTGGTGTTGGTGCACATGTTTTTAGAAGACTACACAAGTATCCAAATGGTTACTATTTagcaaaaaaaaattgttttcttAAATATGCTACAGACTATAGACTAGAGAGATGGCTTAGATTTAGACCCTGTTTTTGGAGTGCTAATAGTTAGTTGCTAGCAGGAGAAAACTAGCTAATAACTTTTTACTAGCGGAGCTGTTAGCTAACATATTAGTTGAGCTCCGTTTAGATCCTCTATCTATTAATAGTTACGAGTAGTACTTAGTTTGCGAAAGCCAATTAATAACCTTTTAGCtatgtttttttattttgagcTATTAGTCGGGTTATTAGTTAGGTTGTTTGTATCCACTATTGCTCATGATttatggccttcatcttggcaGCACCGAGTGGATCCGTACTGATGCTAGAAGGACAGCAATCGGCTTAGATTTGGATCTTGAGTCACTTGAGTGGTGCCTTGAAAACAACCTAAGCAAGATTGGAGCTGATGGATATTCAAGAATGTTGCTTTTCCATGGAAATGTTCTACAACCAAAGGAAGCCCGTTTTGTCAAGCAAAAGTTTAGTGATCTTGTGCATAGTCTAGATGTGAACAACGACAATGGCTCAGGAAGTAACAGTTGCGAGCAGACGGGTCTTGCTGACTCAAAGTACTTAGCCAATTCGACCATGTCAGAGGCAGCTTTTCCTGGAAGGGATATTATCTGTGCATTCAACTACAGCTGCTGTTGCCTGCATAATCGGAAGCACTTGGTTTTGTATTTCAGGCATGTATGCAGTGCGCTCTCGAAAAGAGGTGGTATATTTGTAATGGATGCCTACGGTGGCACATCATCTGAACGCAAGTTACGTCTCCAGCGGAAATTCCCCAGTTTCACGGTGAGTGATGTTGAGTTAATTGCTAGCATTGAATAATAGTTACAAGATCATGAAGGTCCTATTCTTTGGAAGTAATGGGAAACATGGTAGACCCAAAATATCCTAAGATTGGCATATATTTatgatttccttttcttttttttatcaaCGTTTGCAGTATCTATAAGAATTTACAGCGTGCCAACAGATATATTGGTAGCATTGTCAGTAATATGCAACGTAGAATATGTTTGAGTGTAATATTTTCCTATTTGAGCAATATAATTTTCTATTGGTGTCCCAGTTCATTTTTCTGCAGCTATATGTTATGTTTGATTTAATTTGGCATGGAAATGTAGTAAGCTAATATATTTAAGACATGTAAAGTTAGCAACTCACAAAGAGTTGCCATCTGTGGAGTGAATGAGATATATTTGTTTGACCTGGTTTTATATTTCTTAAATATCTTTAGTTGTTTTGAAATTTAGGTTGGATCTTTGGTAGTGCATAAAGATTATAATATCTCCATTACAGTTTGCGTTTAGCGTCCTAGTCTTATAATTTGCGCCCTTGTACTTTTGCAAGTTGATACGTCGCAGTTTGCAGTTGCTTAATCAGAGTAGAGCAGTACTAAATCTTGATTTTTTCTCCCCGTTATGTATAACCTTGCATACAGTATTTCTGGGAGCAAGATGAGTTTGATATCATCAGTCGCCAAACAAGGATCAGTCTCCACTTTCAAGCTGGAAAAAAACAAATGCTGAGGCATGCTTTCACATACCATTGGCGCCTGTAAGTAGCTTAAACATCACTTATCAAAATTTCACTTCAGAATCATTGCTTATTGCTTATTATTCCCATTTACTTGGTGaaatgtttttcttttttttttgaaacccacttggtgaaatgtTACAGAGGCTGTAAGTGTGTAACTCTTTCAGCTACTTCACTAGTTCACTAGATTAGAACTCATTCATTTTTTTTTGCGGGTGATTAGAACTCATTCATTAACATTGAAACTCTAGGTATAGGTTTAACAACATTTTGATTGCAGTATTGCACCATGGCATGACGTTGGCTTGCAGCATCTATCTGAAATTTTCTTGGCTGGTATTTGCTTTAGATGTTTCTGTGACAGTATGCTTTCTGCTTTCTTCCATGCCATCTCTATGTAGCTCCTAATAAAGGACATTATCTTTGGGGATTTCTGTAATTGTTGTCAGCTGTAGCTGTACACTTCTAAAAGTACCAGTGAAGCTTCCTTGccattttatctttatctctggACATTATGCACTGCATTTGCAAGACAATTTGATTATTTTCAGCAACTAAAGAAATACCATCTTCAAATGTGTAATTCTCGTTGCTCTTGGGCAGATGGTCGATACCAGAGATCAAGGACTGCTTGGAGGAAGCTGGATTCAAGTCCGTCCACGTTTGGATCAGGGAGATGCCAAATACCCAGTCAAGTGGAAACGCCAAGGAATATAATGCCAACCGAGACGTGAAGTACGAAGAATTGCAGCGTTTCAATCAGGGAGATGCTTGGAACGCCTACGTCATTGGAGTAGCAAATATCTAGCTGGTATGTGCTGAATTCTGCTACGAAAATGTGGTGGTGGTTCTCAGTTTGCTATGCCAAATAACGTTTCCTGAACGCTTAGGCTTTAATCGCGACTTTTGCATCGCGTTGCTGTGAAAGTATGCAGGGTTGTTATTGCCTTAGCGCAGAGAACTTGTAGTCCAGAACACGGCCTCTATTATGTTTCTGTTTTCAAAATGGAATGTTGGCAAGGTACTATCCCTTTAAAGTTTAAATGTATTTCCTACATTACAATGTGCAGGATATGATTGGTGCTTCGATAAATATTACCTTTCATGGTAACTTTGTATTAGGCCTTGCTTGATATGCGATTCGGATTTGGGCTATTGATCTTCCAAATGGAGCTTTCTGCTATAAGCCTTTCAGCCTAATTGGACCATGTCTAATTAGTGCTATCATTTTCTCCTTTTTACTGGCATTGATGCCGAAGTAGCAGCCGTTTTTCTTGTCCTGTCATTTTCATCTCATCGTCTGTAATGTAGGCGTCTCCGCCTCTCCGGGTCCATTCAGACGTGGCAGACTCGCTCTTCGCAGTCATCACTCTTGGTCCACCGTCCACGCAAAATGGTGTACACACAGTAGCGGAACCAGGAAGACTTTGGAGCCCGGGCAAATTTTAATACGATGATATTTGCGTTNNNNNNNNNNNNNNNNNNNNNNNNNNNNNNNNNNNNNNNNNNNNNNNNNNNNNNNNNNNNNNNNNNNNNNNNNNNNNNNNNNNNNNNNNNNNNNNNNNNNNNNNNNNNNNNNNNNNNNNNNNNNNNNNNNNNNNNNNNNNNNNNNNNNNNNNNNNNNNNNNNNNNNNNNNNNNNNNNNNNNNNNNNNNNNNNNNNNNNNNNNNNNNNNNNNNNNNNNNNNNNNNNNNNNNNNNNNNNNNNNNNNNNNNNNNNNNNNNNNNNNNNNNNNNNNNNNNNNNNNNNNNNNNNNNNNNNNNNNNNNNNNNNNNNNNNNNNNNNNNNNNNNNNNNNNNNNNNNNNNNNNNNNNNNNNNNNNNNNNNNNNNNNNNNNNNNNNNNNNNNNNNNNNNNNNNNNNNNNNNNNNNNNNNNNNNNNNNNNNNNNNNNNNNNNNNNNNNNNNNNNNNNNNNNNNNNNNNNNNNNNNNNNNNNNNNNNNNNNNNNNNNNNNNNNNNNNNNNNNNNNNNNNNNNNNNNNNNNNNNNNNNNNNNNNNNNNNNNNNNNNNNNNNNNNNNNNNNNNNNNNNNNNNNNNNNNNNNNNNNNNNNNNNNNNNNNNNNNNNNNNNNNNNNNNNNNNNNNNNNNNNNNNNNNNNNNNNNNNNNNNNNNNNNNNNNNNNNNNNNNNNNNNNNNNNNNNNNNNNNNNNNNNNNNNNNNNNNNNNNNNNNNNNNNNNNNNNNNNNNNNNNNNNNNNNNNNNNNNNNNNNNNNNNNNNNNNNNNNNNNNNNNNNNNNNNNNNNNNNNNNNNNNNNNNNNNNNNNNNNNNNNNNNNNNNNNNNNNNNNNNNNNNNNNNNNNNNNNNNNNNNNNNNNNNNNNNNNNNNNNNNNNNNNNNNNNNNNNNNNNNNNNNNNNNNNNNNNNNNNNNNNNNNNNNNNNNNNNNNNNNNNNNNNNNNNNNNNNNNNNNNNNNNNNNNNNNNNNNNNNNNNNNNNNNNNNNNNNNNNNNNNNNNNNNNNNNNNNNNNNNNNNNNNNNNNNNNNNNNNNNNNNNNNNNNNNNNNNNNNNNNNNNNNNNNNNNNNNNNNNNNNNNNNNNNNNNNNNNNNNNNNNNNNNNNNNNNNNNNNNNNNNNNNNNNNNNNNNNNNNNNNNNNNNNNNNNNNNNNNNNNNNNNNNNNNNNNNNNNNNNNNNNNNNNNNNNNNNNNNNNNNNNNNNNNNNNNNNNNNNNNNNNNNNNNNNNNNNNNNNNNNNNNNNNNNNNNNNNNNNNNNNNNNNNNNNNNNNNNNNNNNNNNNNNNNNNNNNNNNNNNNNNNNNNNNNNNNNNNNNNNNNNNNNNNNNNNNNNNNNNNNNNNNNNNNNNNNNNNNNNNNNNNNNNNNNNNNNNNNNNNNNNNNNNNNNNNNNNNNNNNNNNNNNNNNNNNNNNNNNNNNNNNNNNNNNNNNNNNNNNNNNNNNNNNNNNNNNNNNNNNNNNNNNNNNNNNNNNNNNNNNNNNNNNNNNNNNNNNNNNNNNNNNNNNNNNNNNNNNNNNNNNNNNNNNNNNNNNNNNNNNNNNNNNNNNNNNNNNNNNNNNNNNNNNNNNNNNNNNNNNNNNNNNNNNNNNNNNNNNNNNNNNNNNNNNNNNNNNNNNNNNNNNNNNNNNNNNNNNNNNNNNNNNNNNNNNNNNNNNNNNNNNNNNNNNNNNNNNNNNNNNNNNNNNNNNNNNNNNNNNNNNNNNNNNNNNNNNNNNNNNNNNNNNNNNNNNNNNNNNNNNNNNNNNNNNNNNNNNNNNNNNNNNNNNNNNNNNNNNNNNNNNNNNNNNNNNNNNNNNNNNNNNNNNNNNNNNNNNNNNNNNNNNNNNNNNNNNNNNNNNNNNNNNNNNNNNNNNNNNNNNNNNNNNNNNNNNNNNNNNNNNNNNNNNNNNNNNNNNNNNNNNNNNNNNNNNNNNNNNNNNNNNNNNNNNNNNNNNNNNNNNNNNNNNNNNNNNNNNNNNNNNNNNNNNNNNNNNNNNNNNNNNNNNNNNNNNNNNNNNNNNNNNNNNNNNNNNNNNNNNNNNNNNNNNNNNNNNNNNNNNNNNNNNNNNNNNNNNNNNNNNNNNNNNNNNNNNNNNNNNNNNNNNNNNNNNNNNNNNNNNNNNNNNNNNNNNNNNNNNNN
Coding sequences within:
- the LOC136453583 gene encoding uncharacterized protein, whose product is MGKSGKKPRESHRQGRGRRASHFGDEDGDDLPSSAYDAPPCQNEDSSDDNDDTSEATLEDEPERDAEAGEQDQWQGSMPSKFHLYQLSVQSPKGDISYLQKFFLMYVGGRVPLHLQEDFCGTALLSTEWIRTDARRTAIGLDLDLESLEWCLENNLSKIGADGYSRMLLFHGNVLQPKEARFVKQKFSDLVHSLDVNNDNGSGSNSCEQTGLADSKYLANSTMSEAAFPGRDIICAFNYSCCCLHNRKHLVLYFRHVCSALSKRGGIFVMDAYGGTSSERKLRLQRKFPSFTYFWEQDEFDIISRQTRISLHFQAGKKQMLRHAFTYHWRLWSIPEIKDCLEEAGFKSVHVWIREMPNTQSSGNAKEYNANRDVKYEELQRFNQGDAWNAYVIGVANI